In Rhizobium sp. SSA_523, a single genomic region encodes these proteins:
- a CDS encoding RloB family protein produces MAKHHRFERQEDRIARKAGRKRPYDRMLIVCEGAKTEVNYFTAIRREKRLPNADIAIVPSDYGTAPLQIVEYAIDRFEETRAFDRVYVVFDRDDHASYHNALAKAEATDQALKNDLQAKVLFKAIPSVPNFELWVLLHFRDVLAPIHRDTVYAELKKPAAYPGYAKNSLTVFRDTNDRIPEATARAESLRARFTPHDGNEPYTDIDVLTGELLKIADRFN; encoded by the coding sequence TTGGCAAAACATCACCGCTTTGAGCGACAAGAAGACCGCATCGCGCGAAAAGCCGGGCGAAAGCGGCCTTACGATCGTATGCTGATCGTGTGTGAGGGCGCGAAAACTGAGGTCAACTATTTCACCGCTATTCGTCGCGAGAAACGGCTGCCCAACGCGGATATTGCCATTGTCCCATCGGATTATGGGACGGCGCCACTGCAAATCGTTGAGTATGCGATCGACCGGTTCGAGGAGACCAGAGCTTTTGATCGGGTCTATGTCGTCTTCGACCGTGATGATCATGCCAGCTACCACAATGCGTTAGCGAAAGCCGAAGCGACTGATCAGGCACTGAAGAATGACCTGCAGGCCAAGGTGCTGTTCAAAGCCATCCCATCGGTGCCCAACTTCGAGCTGTGGGTGCTGCTGCATTTTAGGGACGTGTTGGCGCCCATCCACCGCGACACTGTATATGCCGAGCTGAAGAAGCCGGCGGCGTATCCGGGCTATGCCAAGAACAGTCTGACTGTTTTCCGGGATACGAACGACCGGATTCCTGAGGCGACGGCAAGGGCAGAGAGCCTCAGGGCTAGATTTACACCGCATGATGGCAATGAACCTTACACGGATATCGATGTGCTGACCGGTGAGCTACTGAAAATAGCTGACCGATTTAATTGA
- a CDS encoding ATP/GTP-binding protein, producing the protein MLLDFRFTNFRSFRDQAIFSMAASSDPTLERTHTRPSGLDKVKRILNSAAIYGANASGKSNVIRALQFMQLMVMTSNQIQPDQESNLAPFRMRPDHTDHPTRFEVTFLIGGVRHQYGFEINRRQVLSEWLLVYEKTKPQVWFSRTFNEKKKKYEYTYSDYFVGQKKVWEASTRKEVLFLTTAVQLNNEQLKPLYQRFAEDLVILPDGPGIGFGFTAGYVQTAGNRERVQSIMAAADTGISTVSVDKRMGRQFHVSFPGGAPEVQDAEFDIPQFGHMAEGELYKFDIGEESAGTQILFELAGPILDILQKGRTLIVDELDRSLHPLLVLKIVQMFNDPELNRNGAQLIFSTHDVSLLDGGKLRRDQVWFTEKDNDQGSHLFPLLDFSPRKGEALEKGYLGGRYGGIPILG; encoded by the coding sequence ATGCTACTTGATTTCCGCTTTACCAACTTCCGTTCGTTCCGGGACCAAGCCATCTTCAGCATGGCTGCCAGCTCGGACCCGACCTTGGAGCGCACCCATACCCGTCCGAGTGGTTTGGATAAGGTCAAGCGTATCCTCAATAGCGCTGCGATCTACGGTGCCAATGCGAGCGGTAAATCCAATGTCATCCGCGCCCTGCAGTTTATGCAGTTGATGGTGATGACCTCCAATCAAATCCAGCCAGACCAGGAAAGCAACCTTGCCCCTTTCCGTATGCGTCCTGACCATACGGATCACCCCACGCGGTTCGAGGTCACGTTTTTGATTGGCGGGGTCCGCCATCAGTATGGCTTCGAGATCAACCGTCGCCAGGTACTGAGCGAATGGCTGCTGGTCTATGAGAAGACCAAACCGCAGGTCTGGTTCTCCCGCACGTTCAACGAGAAGAAGAAAAAGTACGAGTACACCTACAGCGACTATTTCGTGGGCCAAAAGAAGGTCTGGGAAGCCTCGACCCGTAAGGAAGTACTTTTCCTCACCACGGCGGTTCAGCTCAATAATGAGCAGCTAAAGCCTCTCTATCAGCGGTTCGCGGAGGACTTGGTGATACTGCCAGACGGACCAGGCATCGGGTTTGGGTTTACGGCGGGCTATGTCCAGACTGCAGGTAATCGCGAGCGCGTCCAATCCATTATGGCAGCCGCAGATACGGGGATCTCGACTGTCTCGGTTGACAAGCGGATGGGGCGCCAATTCCACGTCAGTTTCCCGGGCGGGGCGCCCGAAGTCCAGGATGCAGAATTCGATATCCCGCAGTTCGGTCATATGGCGGAAGGTGAACTCTATAAATTTGATATCGGCGAAGAGTCTGCCGGAACCCAAATCCTCTTCGAGCTGGCGGGGCCTATCCTAGACATCCTGCAAAAGGGTCGGACATTGATAGTGGACGAGCTGGACCGTAGCCTGCACCCCCTGCTTGTCTTGAAGATCGTGCAGATGTTTAATGACCCTGAGTTGAATCGGAACGGAGCCCAGTTGATTTTCTCAACCCATGACGTGTCGCTGCTCGATGGCGGAAAGCTTCGGCGCGACCAGGTGTGGTTCACTGAGAAAGACAATGACCAAGGCTCCCACCTGTTCCCGCTGTTGGACTTTTCTCCTCGGAAGGGGGAAGCCCTTGAAAAGGGATACCTTGGCGGGCGCTACGGTGGCATTCCGATACTGGGGTAA
- a CDS encoding type II toxin-antitoxin system RelE/ParE family toxin, translating to MAKAVFSPRAEADMRDIWRTIALDNEPAADALLLRIIERAELAATQPHMGAARPELSATARVLVEGRYIIIYEPQDYGVFVAAIVYGARDVSNWLT from the coding sequence GTGGCTAAGGCAGTCTTCAGTCCGCGTGCGGAAGCCGACATGCGTGACATCTGGCGAACGATCGCTCTGGATAACGAGCCCGCAGCCGACGCGCTTCTGCTTCGCATCATCGAACGTGCCGAACTGGCAGCGACCCAGCCGCACATGGGTGCAGCCCGCCCCGAACTGAGTGCCACGGCGCGGGTTCTGGTTGAGGGGCGCTACATCATCATCTATGAGCCACAGGACTACGGGGTCTTTGTCGCGGCTATCGTTTACGGTGCGCGTGATGTGTCGAACTGGCTGACGTGA
- a CDS encoding type II toxin-antitoxin system ParD family antitoxin, with amino-acid sequence MRTLTVSLTPHQAAMMQAAVETGGYASNSEIVRDALRLWEQREEVRQLELARLKQAYEEGMASGEGRPLDGKQLLGELKAEARKRG; translated from the coding sequence ATGCGCACCCTTACCGTATCCCTCACCCCGCATCAGGCGGCAATGATGCAGGCTGCCGTTGAAACCGGCGGCTATGCCTCGAACAGCGAAATCGTACGCGACGCTCTCCGCCTGTGGGAGCAGCGTGAGGAAGTGCGCCAGCTTGAGCTGGCACGCCTGAAGCAGGCTTATGAGGAAGGCATGGCCAGCGGCGAAGGGCGCCCGCTGGATGGCAAGCAGTTACTGGGTGAGCTGAAGGCGGAAGCCCGCAAGCGTGGCTAA
- a CDS encoding DUF262 domain-containing protein: protein MKPYTRSIVELFDGKKRYLIPLYQRQYAWRVTPQLELLWEDIERAIDRLNSDRSTLTPHFMGAMVINQLKTFGKQVQAYEIIDGQQRLTTFQLLLSAIRDVARAHGSKYADELQKYLLNDGVMEHGEVERYKLWPSLTDRRSFVSIVDPGVDADAITVKPTDEDGFVRRSVAAHAFFREKVEEHATIDGVFDELKLELLFEALKEGLAVVSIELEGGDDPQTIFETLNSRGVDLTPADLMRNFIFQRAKGMGQEHGSLKVDQLYEKHWLPLDRAFWSQVASRGRQTRQRLDWMLTDHLSMHLSDIVSVETLFEGYRRWVLNERPFASVVAELESITATASVEKRLFDQDKDDPLGQFGRFADAFDVSTAMPLVVYLATAPEVGDALSDALQVLESYILRRDICGLSTKGYNRLFVGIIEKLRAAGPDKVAALIEYLSQRQADTERWPTDIEWQAGWIDRDQYQGTRQPRLRYILEAIERAKRSARNEDIEIKSQLSVEHIMPQKWQAHWPVPGFDHIEDENDADLIFRRLQRQMSVNKLGNLTLLTQSLNTAVSHGPFSVKMPAVRSHSSLALNRDLNNYDVWDEETIAARGLELFGVARQIWVSPTA from the coding sequence ATGAAGCCTTATACCCGCTCGATTGTTGAACTGTTCGATGGCAAGAAACGTTACCTGATCCCTCTCTATCAACGCCAATATGCATGGCGGGTAACGCCACAGCTTGAGCTTCTCTGGGAAGACATCGAGCGTGCGATTGACCGGCTTAATTCCGACCGTTCGACGCTGACGCCTCATTTCATGGGAGCGATGGTAATCAATCAACTCAAGACCTTCGGGAAACAGGTTCAGGCCTATGAGATTATTGATGGGCAGCAGCGTTTGACAACGTTCCAGCTTCTCTTGTCGGCTATTCGGGATGTCGCTCGTGCCCACGGCTCAAAGTATGCTGATGAGCTTCAGAAATATCTGCTCAACGACGGGGTCATGGAACATGGAGAGGTTGAGCGCTACAAACTCTGGCCGTCGCTGACCGATCGGCGGTCCTTTGTTTCAATTGTCGATCCGGGCGTCGATGCAGATGCGATCACCGTGAAGCCAACCGACGAGGACGGGTTTGTCCGCAGATCTGTGGCCGCACACGCTTTTTTCCGCGAAAAGGTTGAAGAACACGCGACGATTGACGGCGTCTTCGACGAATTGAAGCTGGAGCTGCTGTTCGAAGCCCTCAAAGAGGGTTTGGCTGTCGTGTCGATCGAACTCGAAGGCGGTGATGATCCTCAAACCATCTTCGAAACCCTCAACAGTCGCGGCGTTGATTTGACCCCGGCGGACCTCATGCGGAACTTCATCTTCCAGCGTGCTAAGGGAATGGGCCAAGAGCACGGATCTCTCAAAGTCGATCAGCTTTATGAAAAGCATTGGCTGCCGTTGGATCGGGCATTCTGGAGCCAGGTCGCGTCACGTGGTCGTCAGACGCGCCAGCGTCTGGACTGGATGCTGACAGACCATCTCTCGATGCACCTGTCCGATATCGTATCTGTGGAAACCCTCTTCGAGGGATACCGTCGTTGGGTACTAAATGAGCGTCCGTTTGCTTCTGTGGTTGCTGAGCTTGAGTCCATCACTGCGACGGCTTCAGTAGAAAAACGGCTTTTCGACCAGGACAAGGATGATCCGCTGGGCCAGTTCGGCCGTTTCGCCGATGCGTTTGACGTCTCAACAGCGATGCCCTTGGTCGTTTATCTGGCGACGGCGCCAGAGGTTGGCGACGCTCTTTCCGACGCGCTGCAGGTTCTCGAAAGCTATATTTTGCGCCGTGATATCTGTGGCTTGTCCACCAAAGGGTACAATCGTTTATTTGTCGGGATCATCGAAAAATTGCGGGCCGCTGGCCCGGATAAAGTCGCAGCTTTGATCGAGTACCTTTCGCAGAGGCAGGCTGATACCGAAAGGTGGCCTACCGACATCGAATGGCAGGCCGGTTGGATCGATCGGGACCAATACCAAGGCACACGTCAACCTCGGCTCCGCTACATATTGGAAGCCATCGAGCGTGCAAAGAGGTCAGCTCGGAATGAAGATATCGAGATCAAATCACAGCTGAGCGTTGAGCATATCATGCCCCAAAAGTGGCAAGCTCATTGGCCCGTCCCGGGGTTCGATCATATCGAAGACGAGAATGACGCTGACCTCATTTTCCGGCGGCTTCAACGGCAGATGTCTGTGAACAAGCTTGGCAATCTAACTCTGCTTACTCAGTCGCTGAATACGGCCGTCTCACATGGCCCATTTTCAGTAAAGATGCCTGCCGTTCGCTCTCATTCAAGCCTCGCTTTGAACCGAGATCTGAATAATTACGACGTCTGGGATGAGGAGACGATCGCCGCCCGAGGCTTGGAACTATTCGGTGTTGCGCGCCAAATCTGGGTCAGCCCCACAGCCTAA